Proteins from a single region of Sphingopyxis sp. BSN-002:
- a CDS encoding M23 family metallopeptidase, with amino-acid sequence MRGAGVRLFLAATIFAATVAASKSGAIIIPVEGLKASDLVDSWSKTRAEGRLHRAIDIQAPLGTPVLAAMDGRIEKLFTSKRGGLTIYQRSADGRLILYYAHLQGYRRGLAEGQAVERGQVIATVGASGNADPAFPHLHFQIMETVPGSGWQDGEPVNPYPLLTGRRARP; translated from the coding sequence GTGAGGGGAGCGGGCGTCCGCCTGTTTCTCGCGGCGACGATCTTCGCCGCCACCGTCGCGGCTTCTAAATCTGGGGCTATCATCATTCCGGTCGAAGGCCTGAAAGCCTCCGACCTTGTCGACAGCTGGAGCAAGACACGCGCCGAAGGCAGGCTGCACCGCGCGATCGACATTCAGGCGCCTCTCGGCACGCCGGTGCTCGCGGCGATGGACGGGCGGATCGAGAAACTGTTCACATCGAAGCGCGGCGGGCTCACCATCTACCAGCGCTCGGCCGATGGGCGGCTGATCCTCTATTATGCGCATCTTCAGGGCTATCGGCGCGGGCTGGCCGAAGGGCAGGCGGTCGAGCGGGGGCAGGTGATCGCGACCGTGGGCGCGAGTGGCAACGCCGACCCCGCCTTCCCGCATCTGCATTTCCAGATCATGGAGACTGTGCCCGGCAGCGGTTGGCAAGACGGAGAACCGGTCAATCCCTATCCGCTGCTGACCGGCCGACGCGCACGCCCCTAG
- a CDS encoding NADH-quinone oxidoreductase subunit A — translation MVDLTQYLPILIFLVIAVGLSSAFVFLPMGVARLTGAHKPDPAKLTEYECGFPAFEDARSQFDVRFYLVAILFIIFDLEAAFLFPWAVSLKEIGWAGWATMMIFLAELAIGLVYAWKKGALDWE, via the coding sequence ATGGTCGATCTGACGCAATATCTGCCGATTCTGATCTTTCTGGTCATTGCCGTTGGCCTTTCCTCGGCCTTCGTATTCCTGCCGATGGGCGTCGCCCGCCTGACTGGCGCGCACAAGCCCGATCCGGCCAAGCTGACCGAATATGAGTGCGGCTTCCCCGCGTTCGAGGACGCCCGTAGCCAGTTCGACGTCCGTTTCTATCTCGTCGCGATTCTCTTCATCATCTTCGATCTCGAAGCGGCGTTTCTCTTTCCCTGGGCGGTCAGCCTGAAGGAGATCGGCTGGGCCGGCTGGGCCACCATGATGATCTTCCTCGCCGAACTCGCGATCGGCCTTGTGTATGCGTGGAAAAAAGGCGCGTTGGATTGGGAATGA
- a CDS encoding NADH-quinone oxidoreductase subunit B, whose translation MPGQMPVAPGTNPDQGFFDDLNSEVGDKGFLVTSTEDLFNWARTGSLWWMTFGLACCAVEMIHVNMPRYDMERFGAAPRASPRQSDVMIVAGTLCNKMAPALRRVYDQMSNPKYVISMGSCANGGGYYHYSYSVVRGCDRIVPVDIYVPGCPPTAEALLYGVMQLQRKIRRTGTIER comes from the coding sequence ATGCCCGGCCAGATGCCGGTCGCCCCGGGTACCAACCCGGATCAGGGCTTTTTCGACGACCTCAACAGCGAAGTCGGCGACAAGGGCTTCCTCGTCACCTCGACCGAGGATCTTTTCAACTGGGCGCGCACGGGCTCGCTGTGGTGGATGACCTTCGGCCTCGCGTGCTGCGCTGTCGAGATGATCCACGTCAACATGCCGCGCTATGACATGGAACGCTTCGGCGCCGCCCCGCGCGCGTCTCCGCGCCAGTCCGACGTGATGATCGTCGCGGGGACGCTCTGCAACAAGATGGCCCCCGCGCTCCGCCGCGTGTACGACCAGATGTCGAACCCGAAATATGTGATCTCGATGGGCAGCTGCGCCAACGGCGGCGGCTATTATCACTACAGCTATTCGGTGGTGCGCGGCTGCGACCGCATCGTGCCAGTGGATATCTATGTTCCCGGCTGTCCGCCGACTGCCGAAGCCTTGCTGTACGGCGTGATGCAGCTGCAGCGGAAGATCCGCCGCACCGGGACGATCGAACGCTGA
- a CDS encoding inositol monophosphatase family protein, whose product MAISGIITVMERAARKAGTKLRRDFGEIEHLQVSQKGPADFVSKADQAAERTLYDELTHARPGWGFLMEEAGEIEGDPGKPRFIIDPLDGTSNFLHAIPQFAISIAVQEPKLGGGWGEVTAGLIYQPVTDESYWAERGRGAWLHDRRLRVASRRHLNECLVATGIPFMGHGDMAQWSRIFGAVAPEVAGIRRFGAASLDLAWVAAGRFDGFWESQLNIWDVAAGMLLVREAGGFVSDFRGGDRAIERSEFIAGSGAVHSKLQKLVAGALRNA is encoded by the coding sequence ATGGCCATTTCCGGCATCATCACCGTCATGGAACGCGCCGCGCGCAAGGCCGGCACGAAGCTGCGCCGCGACTTCGGCGAGATCGAGCATCTGCAGGTCTCGCAGAAGGGGCCGGCGGACTTCGTCTCGAAAGCCGATCAGGCCGCCGAGCGCACGCTCTATGACGAGCTGACCCACGCGCGTCCCGGCTGGGGCTTCCTGATGGAAGAGGCCGGCGAGATCGAGGGCGATCCGGGCAAGCCGCGCTTCATCATCGATCCGCTCGACGGCACGTCGAACTTCCTCCACGCGATCCCGCAGTTCGCGATCTCGATCGCGGTGCAGGAGCCGAAGCTTGGGGGCGGCTGGGGTGAAGTCACCGCGGGGCTGATCTATCAGCCGGTCACCGACGAGAGCTATTGGGCCGAGCGTGGCCGCGGCGCGTGGCTGCACGACCGGCGCCTCCGCGTCGCATCGCGGCGCCACCTCAACGAATGCCTCGTCGCGACGGGGATCCCGTTCATGGGTCATGGAGACATGGCGCAGTGGAGCCGCATCTTCGGCGCGGTGGCGCCCGAAGTCGCCGGCATCCGCCGCTTCGGCGCTGCGAGCCTCGACCTTGCATGGGTCGCGGCGGGCCGCTTCGACGGCTTCTGGGAAAGCCAGCTCAACATCTGGGACGTCGCCGCCGGTATGCTGCTGGTGCGCGAAGCCGGCGGTTTCGTCAGCGACTTCCGCGGCGGCGACCGCGCGATCGAACGCAGCGAATTCATCGCGGGCAGCGGCGCGGTCCATTCTAAGCTGCAAAAGCTGGTTGCCGGGGCGCTGCGCAACGCCTGA
- a CDS encoding oligopeptide transporter, OPT family, with product MSRDETAMRELTLRAILLGGLLTLMFTAANVYLGLKVGLTFATSIPAAVISMALLRFMSGSTILENNIVQTIASAAGTLAAIIFVLPGLIMVGYWQGFPMLETTAITMLGGILGVLFSVPLRRALVVEADLPYPEGRAAAEVLQVGAASAEGAAENKAGLSALLWNSLVAAGFTLLTQMKLAAAEVAHWFKVGAGATGVAGGLSFALFGVGHLVGLSVGLAQLVGMVTGWWILLPILTQGAAGPDVETIANDVFRADVRFFGAGVIAVAAIWTLLKIAGPVIGGIRSAMAASKARSAGEALAIGERDIPIGWVFGGSLLTLVPIAWLFWTVLAGGPLAGSAMILIAGALVFVVVIGLMIASVTGYMAGLIGASNSPVSGIGILAIIASSLLLVGLLGRGGGEEASAAMVAYALIVTGVVFGIATISNDNLQDLKTGQLVGATPWKQQVALIIGVFFGSLVVPPVLNVLNETLGFVGVPGAGPNALAAPQAGLISSLAKGVLGGDLNWTMLGYGALAGVGFIIVDELLGRARKLRLPPLAIGIGIYLPMAVILPVVIGAIGGWFYDRWAERRANAEFAHRMGVLTATGMIVGESLFGVFYAGLVYATDSDAPLAVVGDGFHVPSIFVGLGLFAVLVAMSYARTRKAVVTTA from the coding sequence ATGAGCCGCGATGAGACAGCAATGCGCGAACTGACGCTGCGGGCGATCCTGCTCGGCGGGTTGCTGACTTTGATGTTCACCGCCGCGAACGTCTATCTGGGGCTGAAGGTCGGACTGACCTTTGCGACCTCGATCCCCGCCGCGGTGATTTCGATGGCGCTGCTACGTTTCATGTCGGGATCGACGATCCTCGAGAATAATATCGTCCAGACGATCGCGAGCGCTGCGGGCACGCTGGCGGCGATCATCTTTGTGCTGCCGGGGCTGATCATGGTCGGTTACTGGCAGGGTTTCCCGATGCTGGAGACGACGGCGATCACGATGCTCGGCGGTATCCTCGGCGTGCTCTTCTCGGTCCCGCTTCGCCGCGCGCTCGTGGTCGAGGCCGATCTGCCCTATCCCGAAGGCCGCGCCGCGGCCGAAGTGCTGCAGGTCGGCGCCGCGAGCGCCGAAGGCGCGGCCGAGAACAAGGCCGGGCTATCGGCGCTGCTTTGGAACAGCCTTGTCGCTGCGGGCTTCACGCTGTTGACCCAGATGAAGCTTGCGGCCGCGGAGGTCGCGCACTGGTTCAAGGTCGGGGCCGGTGCGACCGGCGTGGCCGGCGGGCTCAGCTTCGCGCTGTTCGGCGTCGGGCATCTCGTCGGCCTGTCGGTCGGGCTTGCACAGCTCGTCGGCATGGTCACCGGCTGGTGGATTTTGCTGCCGATCCTGACGCAGGGGGCGGCCGGTCCCGATGTCGAGACGATCGCGAACGACGTGTTCCGCGCCGATGTCCGCTTCTTTGGCGCGGGCGTGATCGCGGTCGCGGCGATCTGGACGCTGCTCAAGATCGCCGGTCCGGTGATCGGTGGCATCCGCTCGGCGATGGCGGCCAGCAAGGCGCGCAGCGCCGGCGAAGCGCTCGCGATCGGCGAACGGGACATTCCGATCGGCTGGGTGTTCGGCGGTTCGTTGCTGACGCTGGTGCCGATCGCCTGGTTGTTCTGGACGGTGCTCGCGGGTGGGCCGTTGGCCGGGTCGGCGATGATCCTGATCGCCGGTGCTCTGGTTTTCGTCGTCGTGATCGGGTTGATGATCGCGTCGGTGACCGGCTATATGGCGGGCCTGATCGGCGCGTCGAACTCGCCGGTGTCGGGGATCGGTATCCTTGCGATCATCGCGTCGTCGCTGCTGCTCGTCGGCCTGCTCGGCCGCGGCGGCGGCGAGGAAGCGAGCGCGGCGATGGTCGCCTATGCGTTGATCGTCACCGGCGTCGTGTTCGGCATCGCGACGATCTCGAACGACAATCTGCAGGATCTGAAGACGGGCCAGCTTGTCGGCGCAACGCCGTGGAAACAGCAGGTCGCGCTGATCATCGGCGTCTTCTTCGGCTCGCTCGTCGTGCCGCCGGTGCTGAACGTCCTCAACGAGACGCTCGGCTTCGTCGGAGTGCCGGGGGCGGGGCCGAATGCGCTCGCAGCTCCGCAGGCGGGTCTCATCTCCTCGCTCGCCAAGGGCGTGCTCGGCGGCGATCTCAACTGGACGATGCTCGGTTATGGCGCGCTTGCCGGTGTCGGCTTCATCATCGTCGACGAATTGCTCGGCCGCGCGCGCAAGCTGCGGTTGCCGCCGCTCGCGATCGGGATCGGGATATATCTGCCGATGGCGGTCATCCTGCCGGTCGTGATCGGGGCGATCGGCGGCTGGTTCTACGACCGCTGGGCGGAACGCCGCGCCAACGCCGAATTCGCGCATCGCATGGGTGTGCTGACGGCGACCGGCATGATCGTCGGCGAAAGCCTGTTCGGGGTCTTCTATGCGGGCCTCGTCTATGCGACCGACAGCGACGCCCCGCTTGCGGTGGTCGGCGACGGGTTCCATGTGCCGTCGATCTTCGTCGGCCTCGGCCTGTTCGCGGTGCTCGTTGCGATGAGCTATGCGCGGACCCGCAAGGCCGTCGTGACGACCGCCTGA
- a CDS encoding YbjN domain-containing protein: protein MGPISLRTALAMGAALAFAATPAQAELVNAKSPATIKAIVESQGWPATIVSKPGEDPYIESNRNDLKFLVLFMNCTDNKNCKTLQYYMGFTDAKNVSLERLNEWNKTKRFARAYRDKEGDPVLEMDVDIDFAGIPRENLGETFNTWASLMDSYRDFIFAK, encoded by the coding sequence ATGGGACCAATTTCGCTTCGGACCGCACTCGCGATGGGCGCCGCACTCGCATTTGCCGCGACTCCGGCGCAGGCCGAACTCGTCAACGCGAAGAGTCCGGCGACGATCAAGGCGATCGTCGAGTCGCAGGGCTGGCCCGCGACGATCGTCAGCAAGCCGGGCGAGGACCCCTATATCGAAAGCAATCGCAACGATCTGAAATTCCTGGTCCTGTTCATGAACTGCACCGACAACAAGAATTGCAAGACGCTGCAATATTATATGGGGTTCACCGACGCGAAGAATGTTTCGCTGGAGCGGCTCAACGAATGGAACAAGACAAAGCGCTTCGCCCGCGCCTATCGCGACAAGGAAGGCGACCCGGTCCTCGAAATGGACGTCGACATCGATTTCGCGGGCATCCCGCGCGAAAATCTGGGCGAGACGTTCAACACCTGGGCCTCGCTGATGGACAGCTATCGCGATTTCATCTTCGCGAAGTGA
- a CDS encoding acyl-CoA thioester hydrolase/BAAT C-terminal domain-containing protein, which translates to MFASLMAGSLMILAPQGAEAPMAAAPASLSPTIEESTVAGFPHARIYRLAGEQRRPVLIILPGAEGGDGAGKRFGPILARLGYAAVSLPYYSPNWGSYGPPPEFTDLPGSFIDIRVDQLAALRAELAKMPGADTDRIGLFAGSKGSEFALIAASHYPWISAVVAYAPSDLVWEGWGLETVEAEGTRSSFSFDGKPLPFMPYRGFVEGLQLGDKADLRAIHENGRADHPDREKAARIPVEQYRGRLMLVAGDRDQLWNSGRMARNIAASRKAAGLETEALLYPDAGHDLGGASAEPRDDPRGGGTPEANATARADAWPKVVAFLQNALKP; encoded by the coding sequence ATGTTCGCGTCGCTGATGGCCGGGTCGCTGATGATCCTCGCGCCGCAAGGTGCCGAAGCGCCCATGGCGGCAGCACCTGCGAGCCTTTCGCCCACAATCGAGGAAAGCACGGTCGCCGGTTTCCCGCACGCACGCATCTATCGGCTCGCCGGCGAGCAGCGCCGCCCCGTCCTCATCATTCTTCCCGGCGCCGAAGGCGGCGACGGCGCGGGCAAGCGTTTCGGGCCGATCCTCGCGCGCCTCGGATATGCGGCGGTCAGCCTTCCCTATTACTCGCCGAACTGGGGCAGCTATGGCCCGCCGCCGGAATTCACCGACCTGCCGGGCAGCTTCATCGATATCCGCGTCGACCAGCTCGCGGCACTCAGGGCCGAACTTGCAAAGATGCCGGGAGCCGACACCGACCGGATCGGACTGTTCGCCGGATCGAAGGGTTCGGAATTCGCGCTGATCGCCGCAAGCCATTATCCCTGGATCAGCGCCGTGGTCGCCTACGCCCCGTCGGACCTCGTCTGGGAAGGCTGGGGTCTCGAGACGGTCGAGGCGGAGGGGACGCGCTCCTCCTTCTCGTTCGACGGGAAGCCCCTGCCCTTCATGCCCTATCGCGGCTTCGTCGAGGGGCTGCAACTCGGGGACAAGGCCGACCTCCGCGCAATCCACGAGAATGGCCGCGCCGACCATCCCGACCGCGAAAAGGCCGCGAGAATCCCGGTCGAGCAGTATCGCGGCCGACTGATGCTCGTCGCGGGCGATCGCGACCAGCTCTGGAATTCAGGCCGGATGGCGCGGAACATCGCCGCATCGCGCAAGGCTGCCGGGCTCGAAACCGAAGCCTTGCTCTATCCCGATGCAGGCCACGACCTTGGCGGCGCATCGGCCGAACCGCGCGACGATCCGCGCGGCGGCGGCACGCCCGAAGCCAATGCGACAGCGCGCGCCGATGCATGGCCGAAAGTGGTGGCTTTTCTGCAGAACGCCCTGAAGCCGTAA
- a CDS encoding NADH-quinone oxidoreductase subunit C, translating into MASPAPLIAPREGIGAALEKLLGGDLIAHVFSVGEDSITVRREAIAGVMVMLRDELGYQQLMEIAGVDYPDRAERFEVVYHLLSVTKNHRLRVRVCTDEATPVPSIVPVWPVAGWLEREVFDMYGVLFAGNPDLRRILTDYGFQGHPQRKDFPLTGYIELRYSEEDKRVVYEPVKLAQDFRNFDFMSPWEGADYVLPGDEKAGGTGEAPGKGAPSPMTAQQVKKADEAAKAPPPPTPKTTDKPEQTGAGAKANIKAAKTSRDGAKATAAAKAKTPATKKAEKAPAKAPAKPKAPAKPRKPKTGGDA; encoded by the coding sequence ATGGCCAGTCCCGCTCCCCTGATCGCGCCTCGCGAGGGCATCGGCGCTGCGCTGGAGAAATTGCTCGGCGGCGACCTGATCGCCCATGTCTTCTCCGTCGGCGAGGACAGCATCACCGTGCGGCGCGAGGCGATTGCCGGCGTGATGGTCATGCTTCGCGACGAGCTTGGCTATCAGCAGCTGATGGAAATCGCGGGGGTCGACTATCCCGATCGCGCCGAGCGTTTCGAGGTCGTCTATCACCTGCTCAGCGTGACGAAGAACCATCGCCTGCGCGTCCGCGTCTGCACCGACGAGGCGACCCCGGTGCCGAGCATCGTGCCCGTCTGGCCGGTTGCCGGCTGGCTCGAGCGCGAAGTGTTCGACATGTACGGCGTGCTGTTCGCGGGCAATCCGGACCTGCGCCGCATCCTGACCGACTATGGCTTCCAGGGCCATCCGCAGCGCAAGGATTTCCCGCTGACCGGTTATATCGAACTGCGTTACAGCGAAGAGGACAAGCGCGTCGTCTATGAACCGGTGAAGCTGGCGCAGGATTTCCGCAACTTCGACTTCATGTCGCCGTGGGAAGGCGCCGACTATGTGCTGCCGGGCGACGAAAAGGCTGGTGGCACCGGTGAAGCGCCGGGCAAGGGCGCGCCGTCGCCGATGACCGCGCAACAGGTCAAGAAGGCCGATGAAGCCGCCAAGGCTCCGCCGCCGCCGACCCCCAAGACCACCGACAAGCCCGAACAGACGGGCGCGGGCGCGAAGGCCAATATCAAGGCCGCGAAGACCAGCCGCGACGGCGCCAAGGCGACCGCGGCGGCCAAGGCCAAGACCCCGGCGACCAAGAAGGCCGAAAAGGCGCCTGCCAAGGCTCCGGCGAAGCCGAAGGCGCCCGCAAAACCGCGCAAGCCCAAGACGGGAGGTGACGCATGA
- the thiE gene encoding thiamine phosphate synthase, with protein sequence MTTPDCQLYLISPLDVGGDFPAKLEEALSAAPVAAFQFRVKGLGQHEAARLAEPLQAICAAHETAFIVNDDIALAKRLNADGVHLGQGDGDPRDARRELGANAQIGVTCHDSRHLAMEAGEAGADYVAFGAFFPTSTKAVEHHPEPEILTWWQGLFELPCVAIGGITVDNAKTLIDAGADFLAVSNGVWEHPDGPAAAVRAFDKLMAG encoded by the coding sequence ATGACCACACCCGATTGCCAGCTTTATCTGATCTCGCCGCTCGACGTCGGCGGTGATTTTCCCGCGAAACTCGAGGAGGCGCTGAGCGCCGCGCCGGTCGCGGCGTTCCAGTTTCGCGTCAAGGGACTGGGCCAGCACGAGGCCGCGCGGCTCGCCGAGCCGCTGCAAGCGATCTGCGCCGCGCACGAGACCGCGTTCATCGTCAACGACGACATTGCGCTCGCGAAGCGGCTGAATGCCGACGGCGTGCATCTGGGCCAAGGTGATGGCGATCCGCGGGATGCGCGGCGCGAACTCGGCGCCAATGCGCAGATCGGCGTGACCTGCCACGACAGCCGCCACCTCGCGATGGAAGCAGGTGAGGCGGGGGCCGACTATGTCGCGTTCGGCGCCTTCTTTCCCACGTCGACCAAGGCGGTCGAACATCATCCGGAGCCCGAAATCCTGACCTGGTGGCAGGGGCTGTTCGAGCTTCCCTGCGTGGCGATCGGCGGGATTACGGTCGACAATGCGAAGACGCTGATCGATGCCGGCGCCGATTTCCTTGCGGTGTCGAACGGCGTGTGGGAGCATCCCGACGGGCCCGCCGCGGCCGTGCGCGCGTTCGACAAGCTGATGGCGGGGTGA
- the efp gene encoding elongation factor P — MKITGVEIRPGNIIEYEGGIWKVTKIQHTQPGKGGAYMQVEAKNLIDGRKLNNRFRSADTVEKVRLDTKDFQFLYAEGDDLVFMDKDTFEQINISKDVVGDAHEFLQDGMEVVLELWEERPISVELPETIEATIVEADAVVKGQTASSSYKPAILDNGVRVMVPPHITSGTKIVVHVYDREYVRRAD, encoded by the coding sequence ATGAAAATCACCGGCGTTGAAATCCGTCCCGGCAATATTATCGAATATGAAGGTGGCATCTGGAAGGTCACCAAGATCCAGCACACCCAGCCGGGCAAGGGCGGCGCCTATATGCAGGTCGAAGCCAAGAACCTCATCGACGGGCGCAAGCTCAACAACCGTTTCCGCAGCGCGGATACGGTGGAGAAGGTCCGCCTCGACACCAAGGATTTCCAGTTCCTCTACGCCGAGGGCGACGATCTGGTGTTCATGGACAAGGACACGTTCGAACAGATCAACATCTCGAAGGATGTGGTCGGCGACGCGCATGAATTCCTGCAGGACGGTATGGAAGTCGTGCTCGAGCTTTGGGAAGAACGCCCGATCTCGGTCGAACTGCCCGAAACGATCGAAGCGACGATCGTCGAGGCCGATGCCGTGGTGAAGGGCCAGACGGCCTCGTCGTCGTACAAGCCCGCGATCCTCGACAATGGCGTGCGCGTCATGGTGCCGCCGCACATCACCAGCGGAACGAAGATCGTCGTGCATGTGTACGACCGCGAATATGTCCGCCGCGCCGACTAA